The proteins below come from a single Drosophila suzukii chromosome X, CBGP_Dsuzu_IsoJpt1.0, whole genome shotgun sequence genomic window:
- the Grip91 gene encoding gamma-tubulin complex component 3, producing MSQENSGADVAGLTSRLADLLSDLCLTIEGKQPPQVQDETLARVAKCITSNTGSPYHSISLSEHECVQKTMKILRARGEVDGIDTAEHFYELYKKLLQIKLDPQVRHSLMGYLLSMADKQTANGEAGLLSARSDNLSQALGNRTASSANLTAGVGSYATGTSSHNGNGLSERDAVDGAGCGGYSYDPTQSSPGLGKKTLPNYVEMQAQQKFDEQQEIVLNAIYSFTGVQGKYLKKDVVTGRFKLDPNSSESLTAGQAGMLLRLSELGYYYDRVTKFADVSTGFNAMGCMGQALMSKLKEELSEFHGQVSELHDEMNLYRKAQMNWNAGCGGEPSDKHELTLFKLLAWYIKPLYRLQWLTKIADACQMKKGGELASTVYDLLDNGHSMVNKLVVDILTAICGPLVRMISKWMLEGGINDLHSEFFVESLNDVGADRLWHDKFRLRLPMLPKFVPMDLADKILKTGKCINFLREICEMQGLMKGRDELKKVMDNKVDQFFSYVPDTSWHAAVETCYQQTSKHVLDIMVGPHKLLDHLQGMRRYLLLGQGDFVSILIENMKDELERNGGDIYAHDLSSMLDAALRCTNAQYDDPDILNHLDIVVQRPYIGDKGWDIISLKYIVQGPLATMLEPTMPTYKLLFKPLWRMKHMEFVLSMKIWQEQMGNAKTLRPMNSEIGKASHRLNLFTSEIMHFIHQMQYYVLFEVIECNWVELQKKMQQATALDDILEAHEKFLQTIKVGCFVGNETDMEHSLETVYENIICLETWQSNFYKECFQEMTARQELAKEVQKSEKQGVYGLTSELTLQRDQEKKIFAQKIETACHGLEVIASAYEKAVSNFLMALNSSHDPNLQLFGTRLDFNEYYKKRDTNLSKPLTFEHMRMSNVFSLNNRNSPNSRFVIHAPTTKE from the exons ATGTCGCAGGAAAACTCGGGTGCCGATGTGGCCGGCCTGACCTCCAGATTGGCGGATCTCCTGTCGGACTTGTGCCTGACCATAGAGGGCAAACAGCCGCCCCAAGTTCAAG ATGAAACCCTGGCCCGTGTTGCCAAGTGCATAACGTCCAATACTGGTTCTCCTTACCATTCGATATCCCTATCCGAACACGAATGCGTCCAAAAGACCATGAAGATCCTGAGGGCTCGGGGAGAAGTGGATGGCATAGATACAGCAGAGCACTTCTATGAGCTCTACAAGAAGCTGTTGCAAATAAAGCTCGATCCCCAGGTGCGTCACTCGCTGATGGGCTACCTGCTCTCGATGGCCGACAAGCAGACTGCGAATGGAGAAGCAGGGCTGCTCTCCGCTCGATCCGATAATCTCAGCCAGGCTTTGGGGAATCGTACAGCCTCCAGCGCGAATCTCACCGCAGGGGTTGGATCGTATGCAACAGGCACCAGCAGCCACAATGGCAATGGATTGTCCGAGAGAGACGCAGTTGACGGAGCCGGGTGCGGTGGCTATAGCTACGATCCCACACAATCCAGCCCCGGATTGGGCAAAAAGACCTTGCCCAACTACGTGGAAATGCAGGCACAACAAAAGTTCGATGAGCAACAGGAGATAGTGTTGAATGCCATCTACTCCTTCACTGGGGTCCAGGGGAAGTATTTGAAAAAGGACGTGGTTACGGGACGTTTCAAGCTGGATCCAAATAGCTCTGAGTCGCTGACCGCAGGCCAGGCGGGCATGTTGCTCCGGCTGTCCGAACTGGGCTACTATTACGATCGCGTGACCAAGTTTGCGGACGTGTCCACTGGCTTCAATGCCATGGGCTGCATGGGACAGGCCCTGATGTCCAAGCTCAAGGAGGAGCTGTCTGAATTCCATGGCCAGGTGTCCGAGCTCCACGACGAAATGAATCTCTATCGGAAGGCCCAAATGAATTGGAACGCTGGCTGCGGCGGCGAGCCGAGTGACAAACACGAATTGACGCTCTTCAAGCTGCTCGCCTGGTACATAAAGCCACTGTACCGGCTGCAGTGGCTCACCAAAATCGCCGACGCCTGCCAGATGAAAAAGGGCGGCGAATTGGCATCGACCGTGTACGATTTACTGGACAACGGGCACTCGATGGTCAACAAATTGGTGGTGGACATCCTCACCGCGATCTGTGGCCCGCTGGTGCGCATGATCTCCAAGTGGATGCTGGAGGGCGGCATTAACGATCTACACAGCGAGTTCTTTGTGGAGTCACTCAATGATGTGGGTGCGGATCGGCTTTGGCACGATAAATTCCGCCTGCGACTGCCCATGCTGCCAAAGTTTGTGCCAATGGATCTGGCCGATAAGATTCTCAAGACGGGCAAGTGCATCAACTTTCTGAGGGAAATCTGCGAGATGCAGGGACTCATGAAGGGGCGCGACGAACTCAAGAAGGTCATGGACAATAAAG TTGACCAATTCTTTTCGTACGTGCCGGACACCAGCTGGCACGCGGCTGTGGAAACGTGCTACCAGCAGACCTCCAAACATGTCCTGGACATAATGGTGGGTCCCCACAAGCTGCTGGATCACCTGCAGGGAATGCGTCGCTATTTGCTGCTAGGCCAGGGCGACTTTGTCAGCATACTCATCGAGAATATGAA AGACGAACTTGAGCGCAACGGCGGTGATATATATGCCCACGATCTCTCCTCCATGTTGGATGCCGCTCTACGCTGCACAAATGCCCAGTACGACGATCCGGATATACTCAACCACCTGGATATAGTGGTGCAACGTCCGTACATCGGGGACAAGGGCTGGGACATCATCTCGCTGAAGTACATCGTCCAGGGACCACTGGCCACCATGCTGGAGCCCACCATGCCCACGTACAAGCTGCTCTTCAAGCCCCTCTGGCGCATGAAGCACATGGAGTTCGTGCTCTCGATGAAGATCTGGCAGGAGCAGATGGGCAATGCCAAG ACTCTTCGACCGATGAATTCAGAGATCGGCAAGGCGTCGCACCGCCTGAACCTCTTCACGTCGGAGATCATGCACTTCATCCACCAGATGCAGTACTATGTGCTCTTCGAGGTGATCGAGTGCAACTGGGTGGAGCTGCAGAAGAAGATGCAGCAGGCGACAGCCCTTGACGACATCCTGGAGGCCCACGAGAAGTTCCTGCAAACCATTAAGGTGGGCTGCTTTGTCGGCAACGAAACGGACATGGAGCATTCTCTGGAGACGGTGTACGAGAACATTATCTGTTTGGAGACCTGGCAGTCGAACTTCTACAAGGAGTGCTTCCAGGAGATGACCGCCCGCCAGGAGCTGGCCAAAGAGGTGCAGAAGTCGGAGAAGCAGGGTGTCTATGGCCTGACCAGCGAACTGACGTTGCAGCGCGACCAGGAGAAGAAGATCTTTGCCCAGAAGATCGAGACTGCCTGTCATGGGCTGGAAGTCATAGCATCCGCCTACGAAAAGGCCGTGAGCAATTTCCTAATGGCTCTCAACTCCAGCCACGATCCGAATCTCCAGCTCTTCGGCACACGGCTCGACTTTAACGAGTACTACAAGAAGCGGGACACCAATCTGAGCAAACCGCTGACCTTTGAGCACATGCGCATGAGCAATGTGTTTAGCCTTAACAACAGAAACTCCCCAAATAGTCGGTTCGTTATCCATGCGCCGACCACCAAGGAATAG
- the LOC108013722 gene encoding probable methylthioribulose-1-phosphate dehydratase, whose amino-acid sequence MALSIFKDLPPEHPRHLIPSLCRQFYHLGWVTGTGGGMSIKHNDEIYIAPSGVQKERMQPEDLFVQDITGKDLQLPPEIRGLKKSQCTPLFMLAYQHRQAGAVIHTHSQHAVMATLLWPGKTFRCTHLEMIKGVYDEADKRYLRYDEELVVPIIENTPFERDLADSMYAAMMEHPGCSAILVRRHGVYVWGQNWEKAKTMSECYDYLFSIAVEMKKAGIDPEKFEST is encoded by the exons ATGGCCCTTTCGATCTTCAAAGATCTGCCGCCGGAGCATCCGCGCCACCTGATTCCATCGCTATGCAGGCAGTTCTATCACCTGGGCTGGGTCACCGGCACAGGAGGTGGCATGAGCATCAAGCACAA CGATGAGATCTACATAGCACCATCAGGTGTCCAGAAGGAGCGAATGCAGCCGGAGGATCTGTTTGTGCAGGACATCACCGGCAAGGATCTGCAGCTGCCGCCGGAGATCAGGGGCTTGAAGAAGAGCCAGTGCACCCCGCTCTTCATGCTGGCCTACCAACATCGCCAGGCGGGCGCCGTCATCCACACCCATTCCCAGCACGCCGTGATGGCCACGCTCCTGTGGCCGGGGAAAACCTTCCGCTGCACCCACTTGGAGATGATCAAGGGCGTGTACGATGAGGCGGATAAGCGATATCTGCGATATGACGAGGAACTGGTCGTTCCCATCATCGAGAATACACCCTTCGAGCGGGATCTCGCCGACAGCATGTACGCCGCCATGATGGAGCATCCGGGCTGCAGTGCCATCCTAGTGCGACGACATGGGGTCTACGTTTGGGGACAGAACTGGGAGAAGGCCAAAACCAT GTCGGAATGCTATGACTATCTCTTCTCCATTGCCGTGGAAATGAAAAAGGCCGGAATCGATCCGGAGAAGTTCGAGAGCACTTAG
- the LOC108013723 gene encoding peroxisomal multifunctional enzyme type 2 produces MSLQSDAVFQKIIDGLKENEAKAKAVNGVFLYKITKDGKVAKEWTLDCKNAKAYEGPAQGIKVDTTLTVADEDMVDIALGKLNPQAAFMKGKLKIAGNIMLTQKLAPLLKTDAKL; encoded by the exons ATGTCTCTGCAGTCGGACGCCGTTTTCCAGAAGATCATCGATGGATTGAAGGAGAACGAGGCCAAGGCCAAGGCGGTCAACGGAGTGTTCCTGTACAAAATCACCAAGGACGGCAAGGTGGCCAAGGAGTGGA CTCTGGACTGCAAGAACGCCAAGGCCTACGAAGGTCCCGCCCAGGGCATCAAGGTGGACACCACCCTAACGGTCGCCGACGAGGACATGGTTGACATCGCCCTGGGCAAGCTGAACCCCCAGGCTGCCTTCATGAAGGGCAAGCTGAAGATCGCCGGCAACATCATGCTCACCCAGAAGCTGGCGCCGCTCCTGAAGACCGACGCCAAGTTGTAA
- the MED20 gene encoding mediator of RNA polymerase II transcription subunit 20, whose protein sequence is MGVTVLQPYPLPEGKSGAYIVDQLSKRLLGLGATHAGQFLVDCETFISTPQPHNGAPSRAVHVLHNSEYPASTFSIIDNGTGKQVALVADNIFDLLMLKMTNTFTSKKQTKIESRGARFEYGDFVIKLGSVTMMEHFKGILIEIEYKSCVILAYCWEMIREVLQGFLGIGVSKDFPSYFAPQTIMTAMGQQQLHAKHNDIYEPVDTVKQYLEQFTNYRKHVALLGGMGSGSVGPQVGPPVHMAPSVVGLNRP, encoded by the exons ATGGGTGTGACTGTTCTGCAACCCTATCCCCTGCCTGAGGGCAAATCGGGGGCGTACATCGTCGACCAGCTGAGCAAGCGACTGCTCGGCCTGGGCGCCACACATGCCGGTCAATTTCTGGTGGACTGCGAAACGTTCATCTCGACGCCACAGCCCCACAATGGAGCACCCAGTCGCGCCGTCCACGTCCTGCACAACTCGGAGTACCCCGCCTCCACGTTCTCGATCATCGACAACGGCACCGGCAAGCAGGTGGCCCTCGTCGCCGACAACATCTTCGATCTGCTGATGCTCAAGATGACCAACACCTTCACCTCCAAGAAACAGACCAAAATCGAATCCCGGGGCGCCCGCTTCGAGTACGGCGATTTCGTCATCAAACTGGGATCCGTCACCATGATGGAGCACTTCAAG GGTATCCTCATCGAGATCGAGTACAAGTCGTGTGTGATACTGGCCTACTGCTGGGAGATGATACGCGAGGTGCTGCAGGGATTCTTGGGCATTGGGGTGAGCAAGGACTTCCCCTCGTACTTTGCCCCGCAGACCATAATGACGGCGATGGGCCAGCAGCAGCTGCATGCGAAGCACAACGACATCTACGAGCCGGTGGACACGGTGAAGCAGTACCTGGAGCAGTTCACCAACTACCGGAAGCACGTGGCCCTGCTCGGCGGCATGGGCAGTGGTTCGGTTGGCCCACAAGTGGGTCCGCCCGTGCACATGGCGCCCTCGGTGGTGGGCCTGAATCGACCCTGA